The sequence GGGGATATAGGTTGACTGGTTTTCCGTAAGGAGAAAAGTCTCGGTGCCTTTGGTTACCATCGCAGTGCCAGATACAATAATCCAATGTTCCGCGCGATGGTGGTGTTTTTGCAGGCTGAGCGATGAACCTGGTTTTACTACTATACGCTTTACTTGAAAGCGTTCTCCGCGATCAATGCTGTCATACCAGCCCCAGGGGCGTGCCACCTTGCGATGTATGCCTGCTTCAGGGGTTTCGCTGGCTTCCAATTGGGCTACCACGGTCTTAACTTGCTCAGCGTGACTGCTCGCTACAACTAACAGTGCATCCGGAGTATCTATAACCAGCAAATCCTGCGTGCCCAATGTTACAACGACACGGTGTGGTGCATGAATATAAGTCCGTTCACTTTGAATAGCCAAGCCTTGGCCATCGATTCGATTGCCTTGCTTATCTGGTGAACATAGATTTGCCACTGCGCTCCAGCTGCCGACATCGCTCCATGCACTGGAAAATGGGACTACGGCCATTTTTTTGTGGTGTTCCAAAACAGCATAGTCGATGCTGTCGGCGCGGCAAGCAATAAAAGCTTCAGGCTCCGGACGGACGAATTGCTGGTCCTGCGTCGCTTGCCCCATGGCTTGGCGGCAGCTTTGCAAAATGTCAGCAGCATGTTCTTCCATTGCTGTCAGCAGGGTCCCTGCCTGAACCAGAAATATTCCTGCATTCCACAGCATATTTCCCTGCAGAATCAATTCTTCGGCCTTATCGGCAGTTGGTTTTTCAATAAATCGAGCTACGCTGAAACTAATGTTGTCATTGGACGTTCCCTGCTCAATATAACCATAGGCTGTGCTGGGAAAGCTCGGTACTACGCCAAAAGTGACAATGGCGCCTTGACAGGCGGCAGAAATACCTTGCTGAGCCATGGTGGCAAATGCATTCGTGTCGGGAATATGGTGATCGGAAGGACAAAAGAGCAGTAAATCTTCGGGGCGGCTTTCAATGCCGCCAGCGCCATTGCTGCTGCGGTATTTCGGGCGGCTGGTTCCAGAATGATTGCGCCCTTGACCTTGGCCGTTTGCATCGCTTCGCTAACCAAAAAACGGTAGTCTTCAGCGGCAACGCAGATTACTTCCGCAATTGTTGCTGTGCCATTCACCTTTGCAACACGTTCTAATGTGAGTTGTAACAGGCTCTTGTTGCCAATCAACGGTGCGAACTGCTTAGGGAAACTTTTGCGTGAGATCGGCCACAATCTGGTACCCGAACCACCACAAAGAATAACAGGAATGATTTTTACATTAGACATGGGATTGTTTCGATTTTATTCATTCTGACTTCAGCATTTGGACTCAACAGACGCCATCTGAGATTGCCTTTTAATAAGGCCTAACGAAGCATTTTGGCCTGTTTTGGCTCATTAAAATCAGAGGGTGTCGCGTGTTTCGCACGCAAGCGCCTCTAATTAAAATTCTTATCCCAAATCACTTTCAGTCTACAACGACTCATATGAGGGGGCATAGGAAAGGTCAAATACTGAGGATCCAATTTGTAAAGAAATAGATAAGACGGGATGTTAACACATAAGTTTCATAGGCGGCCCAAGCTTGCTATAGGACTAATCTGAAATGTGCTGTGATATCCAATTTTGGGTAGATAATTGGGGCATAATTCCAGATAGCTTGCAAATTTGCAATTAATTTATGTCGAATATGCTTGGCTTTTTACTAAATTTGGGGTGACTCTATGGTTTTCATCACCGGCGGTGCTGGTTTCATAGGTTCCAATTTTGTGTTGAATTGGTTGGCGCAAAATGACGAGCCGGTGATTAATTTCGATAAGCTGACTTATGCTGGCAACTTGAATAACTTGGCAAGTGTCATGCAAGATTCCCGTCATGTTTTTGTCAAGGGGGACATTGGTGATACGGTGCAGGTTGCAACTCTGTTTGCCAAATATAAACCGCGAGCGGTGATTCATTTTGCGGCAGAAAGCCATGTTGATCGTTCAATTCATGGCCCGGCGACTTTTGTGAATACCAATATCAACGGGACATTTGCGTTGCTTGAGGCCGCTCGGGGATACTGGAATTCTCTATCAGAAACAGAAAGAGCTATTTTTCGCTTTCTGCATGTTTCAACCGACGAAGTGTATGGGTCTTTGGGGGTAAATGATGCCCCGTTTACCGAATCGAGCCCCTATGCGCCTAACAGCCCTTATTCGGCTTCAAAGGCGGCGTCGGACCATTTGGTTCGTTCATATGGTCGCACATACGATCTGCCGACATTGACAACTAATAGCTCCAACAACTATGGCGCATATCATTTCCCTGAAAAGCTGATTCCCTTAGTCATTGCGAACGCGCGCGCAGGCAAGCCATTGCCAATATATGGCGACGGCCAACAAATACGCGATTGGCTTTATGTTAATGACCACTGCGCCGCCATCCGTAGAGTGTTGGAAGCCGGTCGGCCTGGGGAGGTATATAACGTTGGCGGCTGCAACGAAAAGACTAATCTCGATGTGGTTTGCACACTATGTGACATTCTGGATCAACTAGATCCTAAACAGACCGGTAGTTACCGTGATCAGATTATTTTTGTCGAAGATCGCCCTGGTCATGATCGCCGCTATGCTGTCGATGCGAGGAAAATTGAGCGCGAACTGGGTTGGCGGCCTATGGAAAACTTCTACACCGGTATCCGTAAAACGGTGCAGTGGTATCTGAACAACGAAGATTGGGTGCGTGATGTACAGTCTGGGGCCTACTTGAAATGGATTGAGACAAATTACAATCAGTACGTATCGATGCGAGAGGTCGCAAATTGAAGGTCAATGCCACTCCAAGACAGCGTAAAGGTATTATTCTGGCCGGAGGTTCTGGCACGCGACTCTATCCAGTGACAATGTCGGTTTCCAAGCAATTGCTGCCGGTGTACGACAAGCCCATGATTTATTATCCGTTGACCACGCTCATGTTGGCTGGAATGAGGGATATTCTTATCATCTCTACGCC comes from Collimonas pratensis and encodes:
- a CDS encoding mannose-1-phosphate guanylyltransferase/mannose-6-phosphate isomerase, translating into MLFCPSDHHIPDTNAFATMAQQGISAACQGAIVTFGVVPSFPSTAYGYIEQGTSNDNISFSVARFIEKPTADKAEELILQGNMLWNAGIFLVQAGTLLTAMEEHAADILQSCRQAMGQATQDQQFVRPEPEAFIACRADSIDYAVLEHHKKMAVVPFSSAWSDVGSWSAVANLCSPDKQGNRIDGQGLAIQSERTYIHAPHRVVVTLGTQDLLVIDTPDALLVVASSHAEQVKTVVAQLEASETPEAGIHRKVARPWGWYDSIDRGERFQVKRIVVKPGSSLSLQKHHHRAEHWIIVSGTAMVTKGTETFLLTENQSTYIPIGEIHRLENPGKTDLEMIEVQSGSYLHEDDIVRLQDNFGRA
- a CDS encoding sugar phosphate nucleotidyltransferase, translating into MSNVKIIPVILCGGSGTRLWPISRKSFPKQFAPLIGNKSLLQLTLERVAKVNGTATIAEVICVAAEDYRFLVSEAMQTAKVKGAIILEPAARNTAAAMALAALKAAPKIYCSFVLPITIFPTRMHLPPWLSKVFLPPVKAPLSLLA
- the rfbB gene encoding dTDP-glucose 4,6-dehydratase encodes the protein MVFITGGAGFIGSNFVLNWLAQNDEPVINFDKLTYAGNLNNLASVMQDSRHVFVKGDIGDTVQVATLFAKYKPRAVIHFAAESHVDRSIHGPATFVNTNINGTFALLEAARGYWNSLSETERAIFRFLHVSTDEVYGSLGVNDAPFTESSPYAPNSPYSASKAASDHLVRSYGRTYDLPTLTTNSSNNYGAYHFPEKLIPLVIANARAGKPLPIYGDGQQIRDWLYVNDHCAAIRRVLEAGRPGEVYNVGGCNEKTNLDVVCTLCDILDQLDPKQTGSYRDQIIFVEDRPGHDRRYAVDARKIERELGWRPMENFYTGIRKTVQWYLNNEDWVRDVQSGAYLKWIETNYNQYVSMREVAN